A region from the uncultured Holophaga sp. genome encodes:
- a CDS encoding methyltransferase domain-containing protein, with amino-acid sequence MICRGCGGSCHPEPILFLADMPKAAQHLPGPEELATERGVDLVVRQCAHCGLVQLEGGPVDYWREVIRATAFSPEMGAFRRSQFRAFAEAHGLLGRRVLEVGSGRGEYLDLLLEAGMDAWGLEAAPQGHPRILPGFIQDEGALAGQGAFDGFFFFSFLEHLPEPLEALRALHARLAPGATGLVEVPNFDLIVEQELFSEFIPDHLCYFTASTLRALLERAGFEVLDCGEVWHRYILSATVRRRGILDLSAFRQRQTALEADLRAFLGGSGRVAVWGAGHQALALLALAGLGPEIRYVVDSAPFKQGRFTPATHLPIRPPSALDEDPVDSVLVMAASYSDEVAGILQEHYGERLRVGILRDWGVEIRIAGHPTREEDHL; translated from the coding sequence ATGATCTGCCGGGGCTGCGGCGGCTCCTGCCATCCGGAGCCGATTCTTTTCCTGGCCGACATGCCCAAGGCCGCCCAGCACCTGCCGGGGCCGGAAGAGCTGGCCACGGAGCGGGGCGTGGACCTGGTGGTGCGCCAGTGCGCTCACTGTGGCCTGGTACAGCTGGAGGGCGGACCCGTGGACTACTGGCGGGAGGTCATCCGGGCCACGGCCTTCTCGCCGGAGATGGGTGCCTTCCGCCGCAGTCAGTTCCGTGCCTTCGCCGAGGCCCACGGTCTCCTGGGCCGACGGGTCCTGGAGGTCGGCAGTGGGCGCGGCGAGTATCTGGACCTCCTCCTGGAGGCGGGCATGGACGCCTGGGGGCTGGAGGCGGCACCCCAGGGGCATCCGCGGATCCTGCCGGGCTTCATCCAGGACGAGGGGGCTCTGGCCGGGCAGGGGGCCTTCGACGGCTTCTTCTTCTTCAGCTTCCTGGAACACCTGCCGGAGCCCCTGGAGGCTCTCCGCGCCCTTCATGCCCGCCTCGCTCCCGGGGCCACAGGCCTGGTGGAGGTGCCCAACTTCGATCTGATCGTGGAGCAGGAGCTCTTTTCGGAGTTCATTCCGGACCACCTCTGTTACTTCACGGCCTCCACCCTCCGGGCTCTTCTCGAGCGTGCGGGCTTCGAGGTGCTGGACTGCGGGGAGGTCTGGCACCGCTACATCCTCTCTGCCACGGTCCGGCGCCGGGGCATCCTGGACCTGAGCGCCTTCCGCCAGCGCCAGACGGCCCTGGAGGCGGATCTGCGGGCCTTCCTCGGGGGCTCCGGGCGGGTGGCCGTCTGGGGGGCGGGGCACCAGGCCCTGGCCCTTCTGGCCCTGGCGGGTCTGGGACCGGAGATCCGCTACGTGGTGGACTCGGCTCCCTTCAAGCAGGGCCGCTTCACCCCGGCGACCCATCTGCCCATCCGGCCCCCTTCGGCCCTGGATGAGGATCCGGTGGACTCGGTATTGGTGATGGCCGCCAGCTACTCGGACGAAGTGGCGGGAATCCTGCAGGAACACTATGGTGAGCGGCTCCGGGTGGGCATCCTGCGGGATTGGGGTGTCGAGATCCGGATCGCCGGGCATCCAACCAGGGAAGAGGACCACTTATGA
- a CDS encoding NAD-dependent epimerase/dehydratase family protein produces the protein MGFWTERRVLVTGATGLVGSWLVKRLLKEGAQVACLVRDLDPQTELIRSGDVQRCSVVSGCLEDYSAVERAICEQEVDTVFHLGAQAIVGTALRSPLATFEANIRGSYHLLEACRVQAGLVKRVVVASSDKAYGDSPVLPYTEDMPAKGSHPYDVSKSCTDLLAHTYATTYGLPVAVARCGNIFGGGDLNWSRIVPGTLRSAFAGQAPVLRSDGTFTRDYLYVEDVVDAYLALAEAADREGVKGEAFNFSPERALSVLEITRMVLEAAGRPDLEPVIANTAKAEIKDQYLDSSKARERLGWSCQRSLKEGLEATTAWYRAFLGVQA, from the coding sequence ATGGGATTCTGGACTGAGCGCAGGGTGCTGGTGACCGGGGCCACGGGGCTGGTGGGCTCCTGGCTGGTGAAGCGGCTGCTGAAGGAGGGGGCGCAGGTGGCCTGCCTGGTGCGGGACTTGGATCCCCAGACCGAGCTGATCCGCTCGGGGGATGTGCAGCGCTGCAGCGTGGTCTCCGGCTGTCTGGAGGACTACAGCGCTGTGGAGCGGGCCATCTGCGAGCAGGAGGTGGATACGGTCTTCCATCTGGGAGCCCAGGCCATTGTGGGTACGGCGCTCCGCAGTCCCCTGGCCACCTTCGAGGCCAATATCCGCGGCAGCTACCACCTGCTGGAAGCCTGCCGGGTCCAGGCCGGGCTGGTGAAGCGGGTGGTGGTGGCCTCCTCCGACAAGGCCTACGGGGACTCCCCGGTGCTGCCCTACACCGAGGACATGCCCGCCAAGGGCAGCCATCCCTACGATGTCTCCAAGAGCTGCACGGACCTGCTGGCCCACACCTATGCCACTACCTACGGGCTGCCGGTGGCGGTGGCGCGTTGCGGCAACATCTTCGGGGGCGGCGACCTGAACTGGAGCCGCATCGTCCCGGGCACCCTGCGCAGTGCCTTCGCGGGCCAGGCCCCGGTGCTGCGCTCCGATGGCACCTTCACCCGGGACTACCTCTATGTGGAGGATGTGGTGGACGCCTACCTGGCTCTGGCCGAGGCGGCGGATCGGGAGGGGGTGAAGGGCGAGGCCTTCAACTTCAGCCCCGAGCGAGCCCTCAGCGTGCTGGAAATCACCCGGATGGTGCTGGAGGCGGCCGGGCGTCCCGATCTGGAGCCCGTGATCGCCAATACCGCCAAGGCGGAGATCAAGGACCAGTACCTGGATTCGTCCAAAGCCCGGGAGCGGCTCGGTTGGAGCTGCCAGCGGAGCCTGAAGGAGGGCCTGGAGGCCACCACGGCCTGGTACCGGGCATTCCTGGGGGTGCAGGCATGA
- the rfbH gene encoding lipopolysaccharide biosynthesis protein RfbH, with the protein MSAEELRSQILDLVEQYARAKWPQRDFRPGDAIPVSGKVFDGADVRSLVDASLDFWLTTGRFARDFEPRFAAFMEQKHCSLVNSGSSANLVALAALTSPSLGERQLRPGDEVITCAAGFPTTVNPILQHQLVPVFLDVDIPTCNLDVTRLEEAISPRTRAIMVAHTLGNPFNLDAVMAVARKHDLWVIEDCCDAVGARFRGRMVGTFGDLATVSFYPAHHLTMGEGGAVLTSDPKLKKLVESFRDWGRDCWCEPGCDNTCKCRFDWQLGELPHGYDHKYTYSHIGYNLKLTDMQAAVGLSQLEKLPGFIAQRKANFEYLRAKLAPLADRLILPEATPGSEPSWFGFPLTVREGVSRHALIQALEGARIGTRLLFGGNLLRQPAYQGIPCRVVGDLAGADRVMHNTFWIGIYPGLGTAQLDRMAEVLEGALR; encoded by the coding sequence ATGAGCGCCGAAGAACTTCGCAGCCAGATCCTGGATCTGGTGGAGCAGTACGCCCGGGCCAAGTGGCCCCAGCGGGACTTCCGGCCCGGGGATGCCATCCCCGTGAGCGGCAAGGTCTTCGATGGGGCCGATGTGCGCAGCTTGGTGGATGCCAGCCTGGACTTCTGGCTCACCACGGGCCGCTTCGCCCGGGACTTCGAGCCCCGCTTCGCGGCCTTCATGGAGCAGAAGCACTGCTCCCTGGTGAACTCCGGCTCCAGCGCGAACCTGGTGGCCCTGGCTGCGCTCACCTCGCCCAGCCTCGGGGAGCGCCAGCTCCGGCCCGGGGATGAGGTCATCACCTGCGCTGCGGGCTTCCCCACCACGGTGAACCCCATCCTGCAGCACCAGCTCGTCCCGGTCTTCCTGGATGTGGACATCCCCACCTGCAACCTGGATGTGACCCGGCTGGAAGAGGCCATCAGCCCCAGGACCAGGGCCATCATGGTGGCCCATACCCTGGGGAACCCCTTCAACCTGGATGCCGTCATGGCGGTGGCCCGGAAGCACGATCTCTGGGTCATCGAGGACTGCTGCGATGCGGTGGGGGCCCGCTTCCGGGGGCGCATGGTGGGGACCTTCGGGGACCTGGCCACCGTCAGCTTCTATCCGGCCCACCACCTCACCATGGGGGAGGGGGGTGCGGTGCTCACCTCCGACCCCAAGCTGAAGAAGCTGGTGGAGAGCTTCCGGGACTGGGGCCGGGACTGCTGGTGCGAGCCGGGCTGCGACAACACCTGCAAGTGCCGCTTCGACTGGCAGTTGGGGGAGCTCCCTCACGGTTATGATCACAAGTACACCTACAGCCACATCGGCTACAACCTGAAGCTCACGGACATGCAGGCGGCGGTGGGCCTGAGCCAGTTGGAGAAGCTTCCGGGCTTCATCGCGCAGCGCAAGGCCAACTTCGAATACCTGCGGGCCAAGCTGGCGCCCCTGGCGGATCGCCTCATCCTGCCGGAGGCCACCCCAGGGAGTGAGCCCAGCTGGTTCGGCTTCCCCCTGACGGTGCGGGAGGGGGTGAGCCGCCATGCGCTGATCCAGGCCCTGGAGGGGGCCCGCATCGGGACCCGGCTCCTCTTCGGGGGCAACCTGCTGCGCCAGCCCGCCTACCAGGGAATTCCCTGCCGGGTGGTGGGGGACCTGGCCGGGGCCGACCGGGTCATGCACAACACCTTCTGGATCGGGATCTACCCGGGTCTGGGCACTGCCCAGCTGGACCGCATGGCTGAAGTGCTGGAGGGCGCCCTCCGATGA
- a CDS encoding GtrA family protein, whose product MSELPGLLALWQRSEKLRFLVVGAWNTLFGYGVFALAYALLGRHLHYLILAVLAHFIAVINAFAGHRHLTFRVAGHFWMDFLRFNLSYLGVLAFGLLALPALVEGLRLHPLGAQAGVIVLTTLGSYVLHKRLSFRRRPPSPL is encoded by the coding sequence ATGAGTGAGCTCCCTGGGCTCCTCGCTCTCTGGCAGCGAAGTGAGAAGCTCCGCTTCCTGGTGGTGGGGGCCTGGAACACCCTCTTCGGGTACGGGGTCTTTGCCCTGGCCTACGCCCTACTGGGTCGGCACCTGCACTATCTGATCCTTGCGGTTCTGGCCCATTTCATTGCTGTCATCAACGCCTTTGCGGGCCACCGCCATCTGACTTTCAGGGTGGCGGGGCATTTCTGGATGGATTTCCTCCGCTTTAACCTGAGCTACCTGGGGGTCCTGGCCTTTGGGCTGTTGGCCCTCCCCGCTTTGGTGGAGGGATTGCGTCTCCATCCTTTGGGCGCCCAGGCAGGGGTCATCGTACTCACCACACTTGGGAGCTATGTACTGCATAAGCGCCTCTCCTTCAGGCGCCGCCCGCCCAGTCCGTTGTAG
- the rfbF gene encoding glucose-1-phosphate cytidylyltransferase, whose translation MNAALKTIILAGGLGTRLSEETVVKPKPMVEIGGHPILWHIMNIYAHHGFREFVLALGYKGEVIKDYFLRFGAMNSNLSLDLATGATTIHEGERPDWRVHLVDTGDVTQTGGRVRRLRSWIGEDETFLMTYGDGVADVDLKALLDFHRRHGKLATVTAVRPPARFGGLALEGDQVARFAEKPQTGEGWINGGFFVLSRKVFDYIEGDEVPFEGEPLERLTEEGQLMAYRHPGFWQPMDTLREKQLLEELWTSGEAPWKVW comes from the coding sequence GTGAATGCTGCATTGAAGACCATCATCCTGGCGGGCGGCCTGGGTACGCGGCTGTCCGAGGAGACTGTAGTGAAGCCCAAGCCCATGGTGGAGATCGGGGGCCACCCGATCCTCTGGCACATCATGAACATCTATGCCCACCACGGCTTCAGGGAGTTTGTGCTGGCCTTGGGGTACAAGGGCGAGGTGATCAAGGACTATTTCCTCCGCTTCGGGGCCATGAACTCGAACCTGAGCCTGGATCTGGCCACGGGGGCCACCACAATTCACGAAGGGGAGCGCCCCGATTGGCGGGTACATCTGGTGGACACCGGGGATGTCACCCAGACGGGTGGGCGGGTGCGCCGTCTGCGTTCATGGATCGGGGAGGACGAGACCTTTCTGATGACCTATGGCGATGGTGTGGCGGATGTGGACTTGAAGGCCCTGCTGGATTTCCACCGCCGCCACGGGAAACTGGCCACGGTGACGGCGGTGCGCCCACCGGCGCGCTTCGGTGGCCTGGCCCTGGAGGGGGACCAGGTGGCCCGTTTTGCCGAAAAACCCCAGACGGGCGAGGGTTGGATCAATGGCGGCTTCTTTGTGCTGAGCCGGAAGGTCTTCGACTACATCGAAGGCGATGAGGTGCCCTTTGAGGGTGAGCCCCTGGAGCGGCTCACCGAGGAGGGGCAGCTCATGGCCTACCGCCACCCGGGCTTCTGGCAGCCCATGGACACCCTCCGGGAGAAGCAGCTGCTGGAGGAACTCTGGACATCGGGCGAAGCGCCCTGGAAGGTGTGGTGA
- a CDS encoding glycosyltransferase family 2 protein, giving the protein MNQRMPRLLISIVSPCFNEEENVELLRSRIDAVMQGLPQYDYELIFIDNKSQDRTVELVKGMAAQDRRIKLIVNARNFGHIRSPYHAFLQAKGDAVVMMASDLQDPPELLPELIGKWESGFKVVVGVKAESRESRLMWLLRRAYYRLLYKIADIQVIENFTGFGLYDQRVVQVMRQFDDPYPYFRGIISEIGFKRAEISYVQPQRFRGITKNNFYTLYDIAMLGITSHSKLPIRLATMGGFVLAFLSLLISLAYLVMKLVFWDRFGFGLAPVLIGVFFFSSIQLFFIGLLGEYVASIHTQVMKRPHVVEEERVNFDE; this is encoded by the coding sequence CCGCTTGCTCATTAGCATCGTCTCCCCCTGCTTCAACGAGGAGGAGAACGTCGAGCTCCTCCGCTCCCGCATTGACGCCGTGATGCAGGGCCTGCCCCAGTACGACTACGAGCTGATCTTCATCGATAACAAGAGCCAGGACCGGACCGTGGAGCTGGTCAAGGGCATGGCGGCCCAAGACCGGCGGATCAAGCTCATCGTCAACGCCCGGAACTTCGGCCACATCCGCTCGCCTTACCACGCCTTCCTTCAGGCCAAGGGGGACGCGGTGGTGATGATGGCCTCCGATCTCCAGGATCCACCGGAGCTGTTGCCCGAGCTGATTGGCAAGTGGGAATCGGGCTTCAAGGTCGTGGTGGGGGTCAAGGCGGAAAGCCGGGAGTCTCGGCTGATGTGGCTGCTCCGGAGGGCCTACTATCGGCTCCTGTACAAGATTGCCGATATCCAGGTCATCGAGAATTTCACGGGATTCGGGCTCTACGATCAGCGAGTGGTCCAAGTGATGCGCCAGTTTGATGATCCCTACCCCTACTTCAGGGGGATCATCTCGGAGATCGGCTTTAAGCGTGCGGAAATCTCCTATGTTCAGCCTCAGCGATTCCGGGGAATCACCAAGAACAACTTCTACACCCTCTATGACATCGCCATGCTGGGGATCACCAGCCACTCCAAACTGCCCATTCGCCTGGCCACCATGGGGGGCTTTGTCCTGGCCTTCCTCAGTCTTCTCATTTCCCTGGCCTATCTGGTCATGAAGCTGGTCTTCTGGGATCGCTTCGGCTTTGGGTTGGCGCCTGTGCTCATCGGGGTCTTCTTCTTCTCCTCCATCCAGCTCTTCTTCATCGGGCTTCTGGGGGAGTACGTGGCCTCCATCCACACCCAGGTGATGAAGCGCCCCCATGTGGTGGAAGAGGAGCGGGTGAACTTCGATGAGTGA